A single window of Mycosarcoma maydis chromosome 1, whole genome shotgun sequence DNA harbors:
- a CDS encoding 2-dehydropantoate 2-reductase PAN5 (related to 2-dehydropantoate 2-reductase), with amino-acid sequence MRYHILGVGSIGSLIAFHLKRSVKLQRQLLRAGPSSSKSRRELLLSNLSNQRPPSNQGTIVSSLSLPPYVRSNLPDPQQTSVTLHLRKKAFGKQAQKRYLNSIVVEQDGVRDIEGGFQTDFSSSATDILTSMVRRNRANQVDMHDDEQMESDRFFISRTQTGSSSAEPPSMHEQTSSRTPLPDHDGGISLISTLEGTYSQPRASPIDSLIVTTKCDSTLSAIESLRHRLHPWSTIVLLQNGMGVLDTLFDTFFKDPEQRPNFVLASTTHGCWRKGPLDIVHASAGALHFSIVPSGRSGPNGFEADRVPFGQTIAPVQRGLLTTSGLGSSKKAKGWERFAPDPDSNPVEEIHDPDAPSNKLSITNIADQPNLRTLRATVAALLSLPLNVEWEPIRAFQLRALRKLVINACINPLTALADCKNGDLFGNPAAMDAMWSICLEAGMVLEAQVREHLSPSNNPSISNSPATLSTEDLILLSTETGEPMLNPSLTPQALFQEVQRVARLTAANWSSMHSDLKNRRGSTEIDYINGYISALGRGYNIDTTANDLLTNLIKLKTTRVTGSGRL; translated from the coding sequence ATGCGGTATCACATCCTCGGCGTAGGGTCTATTGGATCGCTGATAGCATTCCATCTCAAGCGTTCCGTCAAGCTTCAGCGtcagcttcttcgagcGGGACCCTCATCCTCCAAATCACGGCGAGAGCTTCTTCTCTCCAACCTGTCTAACCAGCGTCCGCCATCAAATCAAGGCACCATTGTCTCCTCGCTCAGCTTACCGCCTTATGTCCGGTCCAATCTCCCAGATCCTCAGCAGACCTCGGTCACGTTGCATCTGCGCAAAAAGGCTTTTGGTAAGCAAGCACAGAAACGATACCTCAACTCGATCGTGGTAGAGCAAGATGGCGTTAGAGACATCGAAGGTGGATTTCAAACCGATTTCAGTTCGAGTGCCACCGATATACTCACTTCGATGGTGCGTCGCAATCGAGCGAATCAGGTCGACATGCATGATGATGAACAAATGGAATCAGATCGATTTTTTATATCGCGTACGCAAACCGGATCCTCATCAGCAGAACCACCTTCGATGCACGAGCAAACTTCGTCCCGAACTCCACTACCTGATCACGATGGCGGCATTTCGCTTATTTCAACCCTGGAGGGAACGTATTCTCAACCACGCGCTAGCCCAATCGACAGCTTGATTGTCACGACCAAATGCGATTCAACCCTCTCAGCGATAGAAAGTCTTCGACATCGTCTTCATCCATGGTCAACCATTGTACTGCTGCAGAATGGCATGGGTGTGCTCGATACACTGTTCGATACGTTCTTCAAGGATCCCGAACAGAGGCCAAATTTCGTACTTGCTTCGACTACCCACGGGTGTTGGCGAAAGGGACCGTTAGACATAGTGCATGCTAGCGCCGGGGCGTTGCATTTCAGTATCGTGCCTAGCGGCCGTTCAGGGCCGAACGGGTTCGAGGCGGACAGAGTACCCTTCGGACAGACGATTGCGCCGGTGCAACGGGGGTTGCTGACAACAAGCGGATTGggatcgagcaagaaggcgaAAGGCTGGGAGCGTTTTGCCCCGGATCCGGACTCCAATCCGGTCGAAGAGATACACGATCCAGATGCCCCTTCCAACAAGCTGTCGATTACCAACATTGCCGATCAGCCCAATCTTCGCACCCTCCGAGCCACGGTTGCAGCACTTCTCTCTCTGCCGCTCAATGTTGAGTGGGAGCCCATCCGAGCATTTCAGCTACGCGCGTTACGCAAGCTCGTCATTAATGCGTGCATCAACCCGCTCACCGCCCTCGCCGACTGCAAGAACGGAGACCTCTTTGGCAACCCAGCTGCAATGGATGCCATGTGGTCCATTTGCCTCGAAGCAGGCATGGTGCTGGAAGCACAAGTGCGCGAACACCTGTCCCCCTCCAACAACCCGTCCATCTCCAATTCACCAGCGACTTTGTCAACAGAAGATCTCATTCTTCTTTCGACAGAAACGGGTGAACCCATGTTGAATCCTAGCTTGACACCTCAGGCCCTATTTCAAGAGGTGCAGCGAGTTGCTCGCCTCACCGCTGCCAACTGGTCTTCCATGCACAGCGATCTTAAAAACCGCAGAGGCAGCACTGAGATCGATTACATCAATGGATACATCTCGGCATTGGGTAGAGGCTATAATATCGATACTACAGCTAACGATCTGTTGACAAATTTGATCAAATTGAAGACAACAAGGGTCACCGGATCGGGCAGATTGTAA